One segment of Mesoplodon densirostris isolate mMesDen1 chromosome 6, mMesDen1 primary haplotype, whole genome shotgun sequence DNA contains the following:
- the IER5L gene encoding immediate early response gene 5-like protein: MECALDAQSLISISLRKIHSSRTQRGGIKLHKNLLVSYVLRNARQLYLSERYAELYRRQQQQQQQQPPHHQHQHLAYAAPGMPASAADFGPLQLGGGGDAEAREPVARHQLHQLHQLHQLHLQQQLHQHQHPAPRGCAAAAAGAPAGGAGALSELPGCAALQPPHGAPHRGQPLEPLQPGPAPLPPPAPAALCPRDPRASAACSAPSAPPGAAPQAATAASPPASPAPASSPGFYRGAYPAPSDFGVHCSSQTTVLDLDTHVVTTVENGYLHQDCCASAHCPCCGQGAPGPGLASAAGCKRKYYPGQEEDDDDDEDAGDLGAEPPGGVPFAPCKRARFEDFCPDSSPDASNISNLISIFGSGFSGLVSRQPDSSEQPPPLNGQLCAKQALASLGAWTRAIVAF, translated from the coding sequence ATGGAGTGCGCCCTGGACGCCCAGAGCCTGATCAGCATCTCCCTGCGCAAGATCCACAGCTCCCGGACCCAGCGCGGCGGCATCAAGCTGCACAAGAACCTCCTGGTGTCCTACGTGCTCCGCAACGCGCGCCAGCTCTACCTGAGCGAGCGCTACGCCGAGCTCTACCGgcgccagcagcagcagcaacagcagcagccgccccaccaccagcaccagcacctcGCGTACGCGGCGCCGGGCATGCCGGCCAGCGCGGCCGACTTCGGCCCGCTCCAACTTGGCGGCGGCGGGGACGCGGAGGCGCGCGAACCTGTCGCCCGGCACCAGCTGCACCAGCTCCACCAGCTCCACCAGCTGCACCTCCAGCAGCAGctgcaccagcaccagcacccgGCGCCCAGGGgctgcgcggcggcggcggccggggcGCCCGCGGGCGGCGCGGGGGCGCTCTCGGAGCTGCCCGGGTGCGCAGCGCTACAGCCGCCGCACGGCGCGCCCCACCGCGGGCAGCCCTTGGAGCCGCTGCAGCCGGGTCCtgcgccgctgccgccgcccgcGCCCGCCGCGCTCTGCCCGCGGGACCCTCGCGCCTCGGCCGCCTGCTCCGCGCCCTCCGCGCCCCCAGGGGCCGCCCCTCAGGCGGCTACCGCCGCCTCCCCGCCCGCCTCCCCGGCCCCCGCCTCCTCCCCCGGCTTCTACCGGGGCGCGTACCCGGCCCCCTCGGACTTCGGCGTGCACTGCAGCAGCCAGACCACCGTGCTGGACCTGGACACTCACGTGGTGACCACGGTGGAGAACGGCTACTTGCACCAGGACTGCTGCGCctccgcccactgcccctgctgtGGCCAGGGCGCCCCGGGACCCGGCCTGGCGTCCGCCGCCGGCTGCAAGCGCAAGTATTACCCAGGCCAGGAGGAGGACGACGACGACGACGAGGACGCGGGCGACCTGGGGGCCGAGCCCCCCGGGGGCGTCCCGTTCGCCCCCTGCAAGCGCGCCCGCTTCGAGGACTTCTGCCCGGACTCGTCCCCGGACGCGTCCAACATCTCAAACTTGATCTCCATCTTTGGCTCGGGCTTCTCCGGGTTAGTGAGCCGACAGCCGGACTCCTCTGAGCAGCCGCCGCCGCTCAACGGGCAGCTGTGCGCCAAGCAGGCGCTCGCCAGCCTCGGCGCCTGGACTCGAGCCATTGTCGCCTTCTAG